Proteins encoded in a region of the Bacillus methanolicus genome:
- a CDS encoding amino acid ABC transporter permease: MEIITAAFPYLLKGLQVTLHIFVIAIILGFIIGLVVALFRLAPIKILNWFGKIYIDAIRGTPFLVQLYFIYFGINSLDWISFNNTTAGIITVAINAGAYFSEIIRAGIQSIDKGQTEAARSLGLSAVQNMRFIILPQAFRRMLPTITNQSIISLKDTSLLSIIGIADLTQQGQIQTAATFEAFKIWLTVGVMYFVIIYLLSLLSNFLERRFVLR; this comes from the coding sequence ATGGAAATTATTACTGCGGCCTTTCCTTATTTATTGAAAGGTCTCCAAGTAACCCTCCATATTTTCGTTATCGCGATTATTTTAGGTTTTATAATCGGATTAGTTGTCGCATTGTTCCGATTAGCGCCGATAAAAATCTTAAATTGGTTTGGAAAAATATATATTGATGCCATCCGGGGAACACCATTCCTCGTTCAATTATATTTTATTTATTTTGGTATAAATTCATTGGATTGGATTTCATTTAATAATACAACAGCAGGTATCATAACGGTTGCGATTAATGCAGGGGCATATTTTTCTGAGATTATCCGAGCCGGTATCCAGTCAATTGATAAAGGACAAACGGAGGCAGCGCGATCGCTCGGTCTGTCAGCAGTCCAGAATATGCGTTTTATCATTCTTCCTCAAGCCTTTCGAAGAATGCTACCTACGATTACGAACCAATCAATCATTAGCTTAAAAGATACTTCCCTTCTTTCCATTATTGGAATTGCAGACTTGACGCAACAGGGGCAAATTCAAACTGCGGCTACATTTGAAGCATTTAAAATTTGGCTGACAGTTGGTGTTATGTATTTCGTTATTATTTATTTACTATCTTTACTCTCTAATTTCCTTGAACGGAGGTTTGTACTGCGATGA
- a CDS encoding NAD-dependent succinate-semialdehyde dehydrogenase, which translates to MKKQGLTKGMYINGQQILMEDSFMVQNPATFESVGYVPNGTAKEAKLVVDAAHEAFLTWSKTTAYERADLLEKWYQIIQDRLDELAFIMTLEQGKPLSEAKGEMKYANSFVKWFAEEAKRIYGETIPASVGSKRILVQKQPVGVVAAITPWNFPAAMITRKVAPALAAGCTVVIKPAKQTPLTALLLAECAHEAGVPAGVINVVTTQNPTEVVDVWMEDPRVKKVTFTGSTPIGKLLMKKAADTVKKVSLELGGLAPFIVAEDADIKEAVKGVVQSKFRNAGQTCICANRIFVHESIKETFLSAFQEAVLSLRVGNGLDENVDIGPLIDEEAVKKVKHQLEDAVAKGAILHEGPSANMDKGYFIEPVVISDVTDDMLCMQEETFGPIAPVSTYSDDKEVIQRANNTPYGLAAYVYTQSLQKAVLFSENLEYGIVGINDGAPSVAQAPFGGMKESGLGREGSHYGLDEFLEIKYISLQLI; encoded by the coding sequence ATGAAAAAGCAAGGATTGACGAAAGGGATGTATATAAACGGACAGCAGATTTTAATGGAAGATTCTTTCATGGTTCAAAATCCGGCTACTTTTGAATCTGTAGGATATGTTCCGAACGGGACTGCAAAAGAAGCAAAGCTTGTTGTCGATGCTGCACATGAAGCTTTTCTTACATGGTCTAAAACAACTGCTTACGAGCGAGCGGATTTATTGGAAAAATGGTATCAAATAATTCAAGATCGGTTAGATGAGTTAGCTTTCATTATGACACTAGAGCAGGGAAAACCATTGTCAGAAGCAAAAGGTGAAATGAAATATGCCAACAGCTTTGTTAAATGGTTTGCAGAAGAAGCGAAACGAATTTATGGAGAAACAATCCCGGCTTCAGTTGGTTCCAAGAGAATTTTAGTTCAAAAACAACCCGTTGGGGTCGTTGCTGCCATAACACCTTGGAACTTTCCGGCGGCGATGATCACTCGGAAAGTAGCTCCGGCTCTTGCTGCAGGTTGTACAGTCGTAATAAAACCGGCTAAACAAACACCGCTTACAGCACTCTTACTAGCAGAATGTGCTCATGAAGCGGGGGTTCCGGCAGGAGTTATTAATGTCGTAACCACTCAAAATCCAACGGAAGTGGTAGATGTTTGGATGGAAGATCCACGTGTAAAGAAAGTTACGTTCACCGGTTCTACTCCAATCGGAAAATTATTAATGAAGAAAGCCGCAGATACTGTAAAAAAAGTATCTCTTGAACTTGGCGGTCTCGCACCTTTTATCGTCGCAGAAGATGCTGATATTAAAGAAGCTGTGAAGGGTGTTGTACAATCAAAATTCAGGAATGCCGGCCAAACATGCATTTGTGCCAATCGGATTTTTGTACATGAGTCAATTAAGGAAACTTTCTTATCAGCGTTTCAAGAAGCTGTATTATCACTTCGAGTAGGCAATGGCCTTGATGAGAACGTCGACATCGGTCCGCTAATTGACGAAGAGGCAGTCAAGAAAGTCAAACACCAATTAGAAGATGCTGTAGCAAAAGGAGCTATTCTCCATGAAGGACCTTCAGCAAACATGGACAAAGGGTATTTTATAGAGCCGGTTGTGATCTCTGATGTAACAGATGATATGTTATGTATGCAGGAAGAGACATTTGGACCAATCGCACCGGTCAGCACATATTCAGACGATAAAGAAGTCATTCAACGAGCGAATAACACTCCTTATGGGTTGGCTGCCTATGTTTACACCCAATCTTTACAAAAGGCTGTTTTATTTTCTGAAAATCTGGAATACGGCATTGTGGGAATTAATGATGGCGCCCCATCTGTTGCTCAGGCTCCTTTTGGCGGAATGAAAGAAAGTGGACTCGGAAGAGAAGGAAGCCACTATGGGTTAGATGAATTCCTCGAAATTAAATATATTTCTCTTCAACTAATTTGA
- the gdhA gene encoding NADP-specific glutamate dehydrogenase, which yields METLQKVKQDGLQMAKDYVDEVYEKVIKQNPNENEFLQCVKEIFDSLVPVFTKHPHYMDNSILERIVEPERMVTFRVSWVDDHGKVQVNRGFRIQYNSAIGPYKGGLRFHPSVNTSIIKFLGFEQIFKNSLTGLPIGGGKGGSDFDPKGKSDGEIMRFTQSFMTELYRHIGPDIDVPAGDIGVGAREIGFLFGQYKRIRGNYEAGVLTGKNPRYGGSLARKEATGYGTVYFVEEMLKDKGLSFEGSTVVVSGSGNVAIYAMEKAAQLGAKVVACSDSNGFVYDQNGINLETIKRLKEIERKRISEYVKIHPTAEYYEGCTGIWSIPCDIALPCATQNEIDETAANLLVSNGVKAIGEGANMPCTLEAIDVFLKNDVLFAPAKAANAGGVAVSALEMSQNSMRLSWSFEEVDAKLHQIMENIYRNCVQAAEEYGYPGNLVVGANIAGFIKVADAMIAQGVI from the coding sequence ATGGAGACATTGCAGAAAGTGAAACAAGATGGCTTGCAGATGGCCAAAGATTACGTAGATGAAGTATATGAAAAGGTAATTAAGCAAAATCCAAACGAAAATGAGTTTCTTCAATGTGTAAAAGAAATTTTTGATTCTCTCGTTCCCGTTTTTACGAAGCATCCTCATTATATGGATAACAGCATCCTTGAAAGAATCGTGGAACCGGAAAGAATGGTTACGTTTCGCGTCTCTTGGGTTGACGATCATGGAAAGGTACAAGTGAACCGGGGGTTCCGTATACAATATAACAGTGCTATTGGCCCTTATAAAGGCGGATTACGATTCCACCCTTCTGTTAACACAAGCATCATTAAATTTTTAGGTTTTGAACAAATCTTTAAAAATTCCTTAACAGGACTGCCGATAGGGGGAGGCAAAGGCGGATCCGACTTTGATCCTAAAGGGAAGTCAGACGGTGAAATCATGCGATTCACGCAAAGTTTTATGACAGAACTATATCGGCACATCGGACCAGATATTGACGTTCCGGCAGGTGACATCGGGGTCGGTGCCAGAGAAATTGGATTCTTATTTGGACAATATAAACGAATCCGCGGGAACTATGAAGCCGGCGTATTGACAGGAAAAAACCCTAGATACGGCGGAAGTCTGGCCAGAAAAGAGGCTACAGGCTATGGAACCGTCTACTTTGTCGAGGAGATGCTGAAAGACAAAGGACTTAGTTTTGAAGGAAGTACGGTTGTCGTCTCAGGATCAGGCAATGTCGCAATCTACGCAATGGAAAAAGCTGCACAATTAGGTGCAAAAGTCGTTGCTTGCAGTGATTCTAACGGTTTTGTTTATGATCAAAACGGAATCAATCTTGAAACCATTAAAAGACTAAAAGAAATTGAAAGAAAAAGAATTAGTGAATATGTGAAAATTCATCCAACGGCAGAGTACTATGAAGGTTGCACCGGAATCTGGTCCATCCCTTGCGATATTGCCCTGCCATGCGCCACTCAAAACGAAATCGATGAAACTGCTGCAAACTTATTAGTTTCAAATGGGGTAAAAGCAATTGGTGAAGGTGCAAACATGCCGTGTACACTTGAAGCCATTGACGTGTTCCTAAAGAATGATGTTCTCTTTGCTCCCGCAAAAGCAGCCAATGCCGGCGGTGTAGCTGTATCTGCGTTAGAAATGTCGCAAAACAGTATGAGACTATCATGGTCATTTGAAGAAGTCGATGCAAAATTACACCAAATTATGGAAAATATTTACCGGAATTGTGTTCAAGCAGCAGAGGAATATGGCTATCCAGGAAACTTGGTTGTAGGAGCCAATATCGCAGGATTTATTAAAGTGGCGGATGCAATGATTGCTCAAGGAGTTATTTAA
- a CDS encoding amino acid ABC transporter ATP-binding protein has product MSIIQVKNLKKSFGNLEVLKDINTEIKEKEVVCVIGPSGSGKSTFLRCLNRLEEITGGHVIVNGHDITDPKIDINKVRQEVGMVFQQFNLFPHKTVLENITLAPIKVKKMSKEEAEKKALELLDKVGLREKAQSYPGELSGGQKQRVAIARALAMNPKIMLFDEPTSALDPEMVGDVLEVMKQLAKEGMTMVVVTHEMGFAREVGDRVLFMDGGYIVEENEPRELFSNPRHERTKAFLSKVL; this is encoded by the coding sequence ATGAGCATCATTCAAGTAAAAAACTTAAAAAAATCTTTTGGAAATCTAGAGGTATTAAAAGATATTAATACGGAAATTAAGGAAAAAGAGGTTGTTTGTGTCATCGGTCCGTCCGGTTCAGGAAAAAGTACATTCCTTCGTTGCTTAAATCGACTTGAGGAAATAACAGGCGGCCATGTAATCGTGAATGGTCACGACATTACCGATCCGAAGATAGACATTAACAAAGTGAGGCAAGAGGTCGGGATGGTATTCCAGCAATTCAATCTTTTTCCTCATAAAACAGTTTTAGAAAATATTACGCTCGCACCTATAAAAGTGAAGAAAATGTCAAAAGAAGAGGCAGAAAAAAAGGCGCTTGAGCTGCTCGATAAAGTTGGATTGCGCGAAAAAGCACAAAGCTATCCCGGAGAATTATCCGGCGGACAAAAACAGCGGGTGGCTATTGCGAGAGCGTTAGCCATGAATCCAAAAATCATGCTTTTTGATGAACCAACTTCAGCACTTGATCCGGAAATGGTCGGGGATGTATTGGAAGTAATGAAACAGTTAGCAAAAGAAGGAATGACAATGGTTGTTGTTACCCACGAAATGGGATTCGCCCGCGAAGTAGGCGATCGCGTCCTTTTTATGGACGGCGGATATATTGTCGAAGAAAATGAACCGAGAGAACTATTCAGCAATCCGCGGCATGAACGAACTAAAGCATTTTTAAGCAAAGTACTTTAA
- a CDS encoding DUF3147 family protein: MNELSFSALIIRFLLGGSAVLISTIIARKLGDKAGGIFAAFPAVYLAALLTVRLDFTGDELIAHSVLLSKGAIIGMIINILVAMIAGYLLPKKGWKRGLIHSMVFWFVISMVVAMVTSHY; this comes from the coding sequence ATGAATGAACTATCTTTCAGTGCTTTGATCATTCGATTCCTTTTAGGAGGATCAGCAGTACTGATTTCAACAATTATAGCCCGAAAACTAGGGGATAAAGCAGGTGGTATTTTTGCGGCGTTTCCGGCGGTCTATCTGGCTGCGTTACTAACAGTCCGTCTTGATTTTACCGGTGATGAGCTTATTGCTCACTCGGTTTTGTTATCCAAAGGAGCCATAATTGGGATGATAATAAATATTCTTGTAGCCATGATTGCAGGCTACCTGCTGCCGAAAAAGGGATGGAAACGAGGTTTAATCCATTCTATGGTTTTTTGGTTTGTTATCTCAATGGTCGTTGCCATGGTCACATCGCACTATTAA
- a CDS encoding transporter substrate-binding domain-containing protein produces MKKLRFISIFLMFTLLLAACGTGNDNNANGNGKDSNEEKVYKVGIDTTYPPFEFKEGNEYKGIDIDLINAIAENQGFKIELSPMDFGGIIPALQAGQLDVAIAGMSITDERKKIVDFSEPYFDAGLTLVVKKDNKEISSVDDLKGKTVAVKKGTTGATFAQEKANEIGFKVVQFNDSPSMFQEVANGNADVLIEDYPVIAYAIAQKDLGLKIVGDRLNGDQYGIAVLKGKNQDLLEKINKGLAELKENGKYDEILNKYLKE; encoded by the coding sequence ATGAAAAAATTACGTTTCATAAGCATTTTTTTAATGTTTACACTTTTATTGGCTGCATGCGGCACTGGCAATGATAACAATGCAAATGGCAATGGCAAAGATAGCAATGAAGAAAAGGTATACAAAGTTGGAATTGATACTACTTATCCGCCATTTGAATTTAAAGAGGGAAACGAATATAAAGGAATTGACATTGATTTAATTAATGCAATAGCAGAAAACCAAGGCTTTAAAATTGAATTATCTCCAATGGATTTTGGTGGAATCATACCTGCCTTGCAAGCCGGTCAGCTTGATGTAGCTATTGCAGGCATGAGCATTACGGACGAAAGAAAAAAGATCGTAGATTTCTCTGAACCATATTTTGATGCGGGGTTAACATTAGTTGTTAAGAAAGACAATAAAGAAATTAGTTCCGTTGATGACCTAAAGGGTAAAACAGTTGCCGTTAAAAAAGGAACGACTGGTGCAACTTTTGCACAAGAAAAAGCAAATGAGATCGGCTTTAAAGTTGTTCAATTTAATGATAGCCCTTCCATGTTCCAGGAAGTGGCAAACGGAAATGCAGATGTTCTTATTGAAGATTATCCTGTCATTGCATACGCAATTGCCCAAAAAGATCTTGGCTTAAAAATCGTTGGTGATCGCCTCAATGGGGACCAATACGGAATTGCTGTATTAAAAGGAAAAAATCAAGATCTGTTAGAAAAAATTAATAAAGGTCTTGCAGAACTTAAAGAAAATGGAAAATACGATGAAATATTAAATAAATATCTGAAGGAATAA
- a CDS encoding DUF3147 family protein — protein sequence MDKKDLIIRFLLGGTAVMLSYLVTIISPWKLLSGIFAAFPAVMLTAVFMMGISSGSKKAAKIAQGSVYGMIGGVVCVATVLAVLKASNNWVLSIFAGLLLWLISSIFISTLREQIKNFSIKEKAGTN from the coding sequence GTGGATAAAAAAGATTTAATAATCCGCTTTTTACTTGGAGGCACAGCTGTCATGCTTAGTTATTTGGTGACTATCATCTCACCATGGAAATTACTTTCCGGAATTTTTGCAGCATTTCCGGCAGTCATGTTAACAGCTGTTTTCATGATGGGCATTTCTTCAGGATCAAAAAAGGCAGCGAAAATTGCTCAAGGATCCGTTTATGGAATGATTGGCGGGGTTGTTTGCGTTGCAACTGTACTGGCTGTATTGAAAGCCAGCAACAACTGGGTTTTGAGCATCTTCGCAGGTTTGCTATTATGGCTTATTAGTTCCATATTCATTTCAACTTTAAGAGAACAAATTAAGAATTTCAGTATAAAAGAAAAAGCAGGGACCAATTAA
- a CDS encoding LysM peptidoglycan-binding domain-containing protein has product MIIHVIQRGETLWQLANRYGVSISQIIAANELPNADRLVIGQAIIIPVAARQHRVQAGETLWGIAQSYGVSSEAIIQANRITNPSAINPGMILYIPARTHTVQPGESLEQIARRYGTTVQELMRTNQIQNPNLITPGMVLTIPFAKPVIDVNAYTINYGEEGARDVREVGEHLTYVTPFVYTMRADGSIDSINDEPIIQAARADRIVPMMSITNFTARNPGSRLASTILSSTELQNRLLTNVLNTMREKGYRGLNIDFENVFPADRERYNQFLQRAVDRLHPEGYFVSTALAPKTSSEQTGLLYEAHDYAAHGRIADFVILMTYEWGYRLGPPQSISPLNQIRRVLDYAVSVIPRNKIFMGFQLYARDWLLPHVQGREAETFDMQEAVRRAVRYNAVIQYDQTSQTPFYRYVDEQGRNHEVWFEDARSAQAKFDTVKEYGLRGISYWVLGYPFPQNWTLLEDNFRIRKL; this is encoded by the coding sequence ATGATTATTCATGTTATTCAAAGAGGGGAGACGTTATGGCAATTAGCGAATCGTTACGGTGTGAGTATTTCACAAATTATCGCTGCTAATGAACTGCCCAATGCTGACCGCCTAGTAATCGGTCAAGCAATTATCATTCCTGTTGCTGCTCGTCAACACAGAGTTCAGGCCGGTGAAACATTATGGGGGATTGCGCAAAGTTACGGCGTTTCGTCCGAAGCTATAATCCAAGCTAATCGAATCACTAACCCTTCGGCCATCAATCCAGGAATGATTTTATACATCCCGGCTCGGACGCATACCGTTCAACCCGGAGAAAGCTTAGAGCAAATTGCTCGACGTTATGGTACAACTGTTCAAGAATTGATGAGAACAAATCAAATTCAAAATCCTAATCTTATTACACCGGGAATGGTGTTAACGATTCCTTTTGCGAAACCAGTCATTGACGTAAATGCATATACGATCAACTATGGAGAAGAAGGAGCAAGAGATGTTCGTGAGGTTGGTGAACATTTAACGTACGTAACCCCTTTTGTTTACACGATGAGAGCAGACGGCAGCATAGATTCGATTAATGACGAACCGATCATTCAAGCTGCCCGAGCTGATCGAATTGTTCCAATGATGTCTATCACCAATTTTACAGCTAGAAATCCCGGGTCACGACTGGCAAGTACAATTCTTTCAAGTACAGAACTGCAAAATCGGTTATTAACGAATGTTTTAAACACGATGAGAGAGAAAGGATACCGCGGATTAAACATTGATTTTGAGAATGTTTTTCCAGCGGATCGAGAGCGGTATAATCAGTTTTTGCAGCGTGCAGTTGATCGTCTGCATCCAGAAGGCTATTTCGTTTCCACTGCACTTGCACCAAAAACAAGCTCCGAACAGACAGGGCTTTTATATGAAGCTCACGATTATGCTGCTCACGGAAGAATTGCCGACTTTGTCATTTTGATGACATACGAATGGGGATATCGATTAGGTCCTCCGCAATCAATATCTCCGCTTAATCAAATCAGACGTGTTCTTGATTACGCCGTATCTGTCATTCCGAGAAATAAAATCTTTATGGGCTTCCAGTTGTACGCTCGAGACTGGCTTCTTCCCCATGTTCAAGGACGGGAAGCAGAAACATTTGATATGCAGGAAGCCGTTCGCCGAGCAGTACGATATAATGCTGTGATTCAATATGATCAAACATCTCAAACTCCATTTTATCGGTATGTAGATGAACAAGGGCGAAACCATGAAGTTTGGTTTGAAGATGCCCGCAGCGCCCAAGCAAAATTTGATACGGTGAAGGAATACGGATTACGCGGAATCAGCTACTGGGTACTCGGCTACCCATTCCCGCAAAACTGGACACTGCTCGAAGACAACTTTCGCATACGAAAATTATAA
- the recQ gene encoding DNA helicase RecQ, producing MFEKAQQFLQQYFGYSLFRKGQEQAIRYVLEGKNSLCVMPTGGGKSMCYQIPALVLPGTTIVVSPLISLMKDQVDALLQLGIPATFINSSISLREANERMMEAKHGRYKLLYIAPERLESREFMEDLQGMKIPLVAVDEAHCISQWGHDFRPSYRHIRRMVDNLQEKPIVLALTATATPKVRDDICESLEIDGNNTVMTGFERENLSFSVIKGQDRLLFLKDFLKKNHKESGIIYAATRKMVDQLYERLKKENINVGRYHAGMSDMDRMREQEQFLEDKTTVMVATSAFGMGIDKSNIRYVIHFQLPKNMESYYQEAGRAGRDGLAGECIVLYSPQDVQVQRFLIEQSSERNRISQELEKLQLMVDYCHTENCLQAYILQYFGERETKSCGRCGNCTDSRASVDVTKEAQMVLSCIVRMGQKFGKTMTAQVLTGSKNKKITELGFHNLSTYGIMKEKSAKEVSDFIEFLISQDLIAVQHGSFPTIYVTEKGRDVLLEKQTVSRKQAVQSRHVSKDDILFDCLRTVRRSIAESENVPPFVIFSDATLKDMCVKLPQSSEEFLQVNGVGENKLKKYGEAFISAIIAYCEEHPERMQERSAESFLKKPSKKAERDSHLVTYEMFQNGFTLKEISKKRELALSTVENHLLHCAEQGLDVDLGSLIPAEFLPLIKQAVKEAGSGKLKPIKELLPEEITYFMIKAFLFLNRKREKE from the coding sequence TTGTTTGAGAAAGCGCAGCAATTTTTACAGCAGTATTTCGGTTATTCGCTTTTTCGAAAAGGACAGGAACAAGCGATTCGTTATGTGTTAGAAGGTAAAAATTCTCTTTGTGTGATGCCGACGGGCGGCGGAAAATCGATGTGCTATCAAATTCCGGCTCTTGTGCTGCCAGGTACAACGATTGTCGTTTCCCCGTTGATTTCGTTGATGAAGGATCAAGTGGATGCTCTATTGCAGTTGGGGATTCCAGCGACATTTATTAACAGCTCGATCAGTTTAAGGGAAGCAAACGAGCGGATGATGGAAGCCAAACATGGCCGATACAAGCTTTTATATATTGCTCCTGAGAGGCTGGAATCCAGAGAGTTTATGGAAGATTTGCAAGGCATGAAGATACCCCTTGTTGCCGTGGATGAAGCGCACTGTATTTCCCAGTGGGGACATGATTTCCGTCCAAGCTACCGTCATATACGCAGAATGGTGGACAATTTGCAGGAAAAGCCAATTGTTCTTGCTTTAACAGCCACTGCTACGCCAAAGGTACGAGATGATATATGCGAATCTCTGGAGATTGATGGTAACAATACAGTAATGACGGGATTTGAACGGGAAAACTTATCCTTTTCAGTCATTAAAGGCCAGGACAGGCTTCTCTTTTTAAAGGATTTTCTGAAAAAGAACCATAAAGAATCGGGCATTATTTATGCGGCCACAAGGAAAATGGTTGACCAGCTATATGAAAGGCTGAAAAAAGAAAATATCAATGTCGGCCGTTATCATGCAGGCATGAGCGATATGGACAGGATGAGAGAGCAGGAGCAGTTTTTGGAGGATAAAACAACTGTCATGGTAGCTACCTCTGCTTTTGGGATGGGGATTGACAAGTCCAATATTCGTTATGTGATTCATTTCCAACTTCCTAAAAACATGGAAAGCTATTATCAGGAGGCGGGTCGTGCAGGAAGGGACGGTCTTGCCGGCGAATGCATTGTTCTTTATTCTCCGCAAGATGTACAAGTTCAACGATTTTTAATTGAACAGTCGAGTGAACGGAATCGTATATCACAGGAACTCGAAAAACTGCAGCTTATGGTGGATTATTGCCATACGGAAAATTGCTTACAGGCTTATATTTTGCAATATTTTGGCGAAAGAGAGACAAAGTCGTGCGGGCGTTGCGGGAATTGTACTGACTCCCGTGCAAGCGTGGATGTTACAAAAGAAGCACAAATGGTATTGTCATGCATCGTTCGGATGGGTCAGAAGTTTGGAAAGACGATGACAGCCCAGGTTTTAACCGGATCAAAGAACAAAAAAATTACAGAGCTCGGCTTTCATAACCTTTCCACATACGGCATTATGAAAGAAAAAAGCGCAAAAGAAGTAAGTGATTTTATCGAGTTCCTTATCTCCCAGGATTTAATTGCAGTGCAGCACGGGTCTTTCCCAACGATTTATGTTACGGAGAAAGGCCGGGATGTATTACTCGAAAAGCAAACCGTAAGCAGAAAACAAGCTGTGCAATCAAGGCATGTATCGAAAGATGATATATTGTTCGATTGCTTGAGAACTGTTAGAAGAAGTATTGCAGAATCAGAAAATGTGCCTCCTTTTGTTATTTTTTCCGATGCAACCTTAAAGGATATGTGTGTGAAATTGCCTCAGTCTAGTGAAGAGTTCCTGCAGGTAAATGGGGTAGGGGAAAATAAATTGAAAAAATATGGAGAAGCTTTTATCAGTGCTATTATCGCTTATTGTGAAGAACATCCAGAGCGAATGCAGGAAAGGTCGGCAGAAAGTTTTCTGAAAAAACCGTCAAAAAAAGCGGAACGGGATTCACATCTTGTGACGTACGAAATGTTTCAGAACGGTTTCACTTTAAAGGAAATTTCTAAGAAGCGAGAGCTTGCGCTTTCGACAGTTGAGAATCATCTGCTGCACTGTGCGGAACAAGGGCTGGATGTAGACCTTGGATCCCTCATTCCCGCTGAATTCTTGCCATTAATAAAACAGGCGGTGAAGGAGGCAGGCAGCGGCAAGCTGAAACCGATCAAGGAGCTGCTCCCTGAGGAAATCACATATTTTATGATTAAAGCATTTCTGTTTCTCAATCGGAAAAGAGAAAAAGAATAA